One genomic region from Lysobacterales bacterium encodes:
- the rpsM gene encoding 30S ribosomal protein S13 → MARIAGVNLPVQKHVWVGLQSIYGIGRTRSQKICVTAGVTPSTKIKDLTEAEVDRLRAEVGKFVVEGDLRREIGISIKRLMDLGCYRGLRHRRGLPLRGQRTRTNARTRKGPRKQIKK, encoded by the coding sequence ATGGCGCGCATCGCAGGTGTCAACCTTCCCGTCCAGAAGCACGTCTGGGTGGGGCTTCAGAGCATCTACGGCATTGGCCGTACCCGTTCGCAGAAGATCTGTGTGACTGCCGGGGTCACCCCAAGCACCAAGATCAAGGATCTGACGGAGGCCGAGGTGGACCGCCTCCGCGCCGAGGTCGGCAAGTTCGTTGTCGAGGGCGACCTCCGTCGCGAAATCGGCATCAGCATCAAGCGCCTGATGGACCTTGGCTGCTACCGCGGACTGCGTCATCGCCGTGGCCTGCCGCTGCGCGGTCAGCGCACGCGCACCAACGCCCGCACCCGCAAGGGTCCGCGCAAGCAGATCAAGAAGTAA
- the rplE gene encoding 50S ribosomal protein L5: MTTRLEKFYKDQVVPKMMERFGYANVMQVPRLSKITLNMGVGEAVGNKKILENAVAEMARISGQKPVTTKARISVASFKIRDGWPIGCKVTLRRAKMFEFLDRLVNISLPRVRDFRGVSGRSFDGRGNYNMGVKEQIIFPEIDFDQVDAIRGMDIAITTTAKTDAEAKALLEAFRFPFRN, translated from the coding sequence ATGACCACCCGTCTTGAAAAGTTCTACAAGGACCAGGTCGTACCGAAGATGATGGAGCGCTTCGGCTATGCCAACGTCATGCAAGTGCCGCGCTTGAGCAAGATCACGCTGAACATGGGCGTGGGCGAGGCCGTCGGCAACAAGAAGATCCTGGAGAATGCTGTCGCCGAAATGGCGAGAATCTCTGGTCAGAAGCCCGTGACCACCAAGGCTCGCATCTCGGTGGCCAGTTTCAAGATCCGTGACGGCTGGCCGATTGGCTGCAAGGTGACGCTGCGCCGCGCCAAGATGTTCGAGTTTCTCGATCGACTCGTCAATATCTCGCTGCCGCGTGTTCGCGATTTCCGTGGTGTGTCCGGCCGCTCCTTCGATGGTCGCGGCAACTACAACATGGGCGTGAAGGAGCAGATCATCTTCCCCGAGATTGACTTCGACCAGGTCGACGCAATCCGCGGCATGGATATCGCCATCACCACCACGGCCAAGACGGATGCGGAAGCCAAGGCGCTGCTCGAAGCCTTCCGTTTCCCCTTCCGCAACTGA
- a CDS encoding 3-deoxy-7-phosphoheptulonate synthase class II yields the protein MPSERNLEAVNLPVDWSPSSWRARPALQQPRYPDRDALDATLTELGRLPPLVTSLEILALKKQLAEAQEGQRFLLQGGDCAESFSDCESGLISNRLKVLLQMSVVLVYGLRMPVIRVGRFAGQYAKPRSADTEIKDGVELPSYRGDIINSPAFTPETRQPDPKRLIEAHSRSALTMNFVRALIDGGFADLHHPEYWDLGWVSHSPLAEEYHRMVRAIGDGVRFMETLSGEASQGVRRVDFYTSHEALLLDYEESLTRQVPRNWGWFNLSTHYPWIGMRTAALDGAHTEYMRGIRNPVAVKVGPGVKPEALIRLADALNPDNEAGRLTFIHRMGAAKIAAELPPHLELMRREGRRVLWVADPMHGNTESTSNGFKTRRFDNIRSELEQAFDLHAAAGTRLGGVHLELTGENVTECTGGARDLTDVDLERAYRSTVDPRLNYEQSLELALLIVRKRGVQSLPL from the coding sequence ATGCCGTCCGAACGCAATCTTGAAGCCGTAAATCTGCCTGTCGACTGGAGCCCGTCCTCGTGGCGCGCGCGTCCCGCGCTTCAGCAGCCTCGTTATCCGGACCGGGACGCGCTCGACGCTACGCTCACCGAGCTCGGCCGATTGCCGCCGCTGGTGACTTCGCTTGAAATTCTGGCGCTGAAGAAGCAGCTGGCCGAGGCGCAGGAGGGTCAGCGTTTCCTCTTGCAGGGTGGCGACTGCGCCGAGAGCTTTTCCGACTGCGAGTCCGGTCTGATCTCGAATCGGCTGAAAGTCCTGCTGCAGATGAGTGTGGTGCTGGTGTACGGCCTGCGGATGCCGGTTATTCGGGTCGGTCGGTTCGCAGGCCAGTACGCGAAGCCGCGCTCCGCCGACACGGAGATCAAGGATGGCGTCGAGCTGCCCAGTTACCGCGGCGACATCATCAACTCGCCGGCGTTTACTCCAGAAACGCGCCAACCGGATCCGAAGCGACTGATCGAAGCGCATTCGCGCTCGGCGCTGACCATGAACTTCGTGCGCGCGCTGATCGACGGTGGCTTTGCCGATCTGCATCATCCCGAGTACTGGGATCTGGGCTGGGTCAGCCATTCGCCGCTGGCCGAGGAGTACCACCGCATGGTGCGCGCGATCGGCGACGGTGTGCGCTTCATGGAGACCCTCTCCGGCGAAGCCTCACAGGGCGTTCGTCGCGTCGACTTCTACACCTCGCACGAAGCGCTTCTGCTCGACTACGAGGAGTCGCTGACCCGCCAGGTGCCGCGCAACTGGGGATGGTTCAATCTGTCGACGCATTACCCTTGGATCGGCATGCGTACAGCCGCGCTCGACGGCGCGCATACCGAGTACATGCGTGGCATCCGCAATCCGGTGGCGGTCAAGGTCGGCCCGGGCGTTAAGCCGGAGGCGCTGATTCGCCTCGCTGATGCGTTGAATCCGGACAACGAGGCGGGTCGCCTGACGTTCATCCACCGCATGGGCGCTGCCAAGATCGCGGCCGAGCTGCCGCCGCATCTGGAGCTGATGCGTCGCGAAGGCCGCCGCGTGCTGTGGGTGGCTGATCCGATGCACGGGAATACCGAGTCGACCAGCAATGGTTTCAAGACCCGCCGCTTCGACAACATCCGCAGCGAACTGGAACAGGCTTTCGACCTGCACGCGGCGGCGGGCACGCGTCTCGGCGGCGTGCATCTGGAGCTGACCGGTGAGAACGTCACCGAGTGCACTGGCGGTGCGCGCGATCTGACCGATGTCGATCTCGAGCGCGCCTATCGCTCCACGGTCGACCCGCGCCTCAACTACGAGCAGTCGTTGGAACTGGCCCTGCTGATCGTTCGCAAGCGCGGCGTGCAGTCGCTCCCGCTCTAG
- the rplQ gene encoding 50S ribosomal protein L17, with protein MRHQKSGRKLNRDSAHRKAMFSNMVASLIKHELIRTTLPKAKELRRFAEPLITLAKVDSVANRRLAFARLRDKVAVGKLFVEIGPRYVSRPGGYLRLLKSGFRAGDSAPMAYVELVDRPQADAEPAAE; from the coding sequence ATGCGCCACCAGAAGTCGGGCCGCAAGCTCAATCGCGACAGCGCCCACCGCAAAGCCATGTTCAGCAACATGGTCGCCTCCCTCATCAAGCATGAGCTGATCCGTACCACCCTGCCCAAGGCTAAGGAGCTCCGCCGCTTCGCTGAGCCGTTGATCACCCTGGCCAAGGTCGACAGCGTCGCGAACCGCCGTCTGGCGTTTGCGCGCCTGCGTGACAAGGTGGCGGTTGGCAAGCTTTTCGTTGAGATCGGTCCGCGTTATGTGTCGCGCCCCGGTGGTTATCTGCGACTGTTGAAGTCCGGTTTCCGCGCGGGTGACAGCGCCCCGATGGCCTACGTCGAGCTCGTCGACCGTCCGCAGGCGGACGCCGAGCCGGCTGCAGAGTAA
- the rpoA gene encoding DNA-directed RNA polymerase subunit alpha — MSVSATQVLRPRGIGIERIANNRSRVVVEPLERGYGHTLGNALRRVLLSSIPGFAITEVEIDGVLHEYTTVEGIQEDVLEILLNLKDISLRMHTVDQATVTLSKQGAGVVVAGDIRTDHNVEILNPEHVICTLTKDVSLNMRLKVERGLGYQPASARRRPDEESRAIGRLMLDASFSPVRRVAFAVENARVEQRTNLDKLVLDIETNGSIDAEEAVRTAADILTDQLSVFGDFTQRQRGESKQAATGVDPVLLRPIDDLELTVRSANCLKAENIYYIGDLIQRTEVELLKTPNLGKKSLTEIKEVLAQRGLSLGMKLENWPPAGLQQGMLG; from the coding sequence ATGTCCGTTTCCGCCACCCAGGTGCTGCGTCCCCGCGGCATCGGCATCGAACGTATCGCCAACAACCGCTCAAGGGTCGTTGTCGAGCCGCTGGAGCGTGGCTATGGCCATACGCTCGGTAATGCGTTGCGTCGCGTCCTTCTCTCGTCCATCCCCGGCTTCGCCATCACCGAAGTTGAGATCGATGGGGTATTGCACGAGTACACCACGGTCGAAGGTATCCAAGAGGACGTGCTTGAGATCCTGCTGAATCTTAAGGACATCTCTCTTCGCATGCATACGGTTGACCAGGCGACTGTGACCCTCAGCAAGCAGGGCGCAGGCGTTGTGGTCGCTGGCGACATCCGTACCGATCACAACGTTGAGATTCTCAACCCTGAGCATGTGATCTGCACGCTCACCAAGGATGTCTCGCTAAACATGCGTCTCAAGGTCGAGCGGGGCTTGGGTTACCAGCCTGCTTCGGCGCGTCGTCGTCCGGACGAGGAGTCGCGCGCGATTGGTCGCTTGATGCTGGATGCGTCGTTCTCGCCGGTGCGCCGCGTGGCCTTTGCGGTGGAGAACGCCCGCGTCGAGCAGCGCACCAACCTCGATAAGCTTGTACTTGACATCGAGACCAACGGGAGCATCGACGCCGAGGAGGCCGTGCGTACTGCGGCGGATATTCTGACCGATCAGCTTTCCGTGTTCGGCGATTTCACCCAGCGTCAGCGCGGAGAATCGAAGCAGGCTGCGACGGGTGTCGATCCGGTGCTGCTACGTCCTATCGATGATCTGGAGCTCACGGTGCGTTCTGCGAACTGCCTGAAAGCCGAGAACATCTACTACATCGGTGACCTTATCCAGCGCACCGAGGTTGAGCTGCTCAAGACCCCGAATCTCGGCAAGAAGTCGCTGACCGAGATCAAGGAAGTGCTGGCCCAGCGCGGTTTGTCGCTGGGGATGAAACTCGAGAACTGGCCACCCGCCGGTCTCCAGCAGGGAATGCTCGGCTGA
- the rpsN gene encoding 30S ribosomal protein S14, which yields MAKTSMVNREIKRAKTAEKFAAKRAELKAIIASPKASYEDKASAQAKLQKLPRDASPCRQRNRCELTGRPRGVYRKFGLGRNKLREATMRGDVPGLRKASW from the coding sequence ATGGCCAAGACCTCAATGGTCAACCGCGAGATCAAGCGGGCCAAGACCGCCGAGAAGTTCGCCGCCAAGCGCGCCGAGCTCAAGGCGATCATCGCCAGCCCGAAGGCCTCGTACGAAGACAAGGCCTCCGCCCAGGCCAAGCTGCAGAAGCTGCCGCGTGACGCCAGCCCTTGCCGCCAGCGTAACCGTTGCGAACTAACCGGTCGCCCGCGCGGCGTCTACCGCAAGTTCGGCCTCGGCCGCAACAAGCTTCGTGAAGCCACCATGCGCGGAGACGTGCCTGGTCTTCGCAAGGCAAGCTGGTAA
- the rpsK gene encoding 30S ribosomal protein S11: MSKQAPVKGKKKIRRVVTDGIAHVQASFNNTIITITDRQGNALSWATSGGAGFRGSRKSTPFAAQVAAEKAGRVALEYGLKTLEVRIKGPGPGRESAVRSLNAVGYKVTNIIDVTPIPHNGCRPPKKRRV; this comes from the coding sequence ATGAGCAAGCAAGCTCCCGTCAAGGGCAAGAAGAAGATCCGCCGTGTCGTCACCGACGGCATCGCCCACGTCCAAGCATCCTTCAACAACACGATCATCACGATCACCGACCGCCAGGGCAACGCCCTGAGCTGGGCCACCTCCGGTGGCGCTGGTTTCCGCGGCTCCCGCAAGTCGACCCCGTTCGCAGCCCAGGTGGCTGCGGAGAAGGCGGGTCGAGTCGCGCTGGAGTACGGCCTGAAGACGTTGGAGGTCCGCATCAAGGGCCCCGGTCCAGGTCGCGAGTCGGCCGTGCGTTCGCTGAACGCTGTCGGCTACAAGGTCACCAACATCATCGACGTCACGCCGATTCCGCATAACGGCTGCCGTCCGCCGAAGAAGCGTCGCGTCTGA
- the rplX gene encoding 50S ribosomal protein L24 — MSRIRKGDQILVITGKNKGQKGEVVRVVGDRVVVSNINLIKRHTKANPQANQPGGIIEREAPIHISNVMLFNPATGKGERVGFKVLEDGRKLRVFRSSGEAIDA; from the coding sequence ATGAGCCGTATTCGCAAGGGTGACCAGATTCTGGTGATCACCGGCAAGAACAAGGGTCAGAAGGGCGAGGTCGTGCGCGTGGTCGGTGACCGCGTGGTCGTCTCGAACATCAATCTGATCAAGCGCCACACCAAGGCGAACCCGCAGGCCAATCAGCCGGGTGGGATCATTGAGCGTGAGGCGCCGATCCATATCTCCAACGTGATGCTGTTCAACCCGGCGACGGGCAAGGGCGAACGCGTTGGCTTCAAGGTGCTGGAGGATGGACGCAAACTGCGTGTGTTCCGCTCCAGCGGTGAGGCGATTGACGCCTGA
- the rpsE gene encoding 30S ribosomal protein S5: MSTNDRDNSDGMLEKLVAVNRVSKTVKGGRQFTFTALTVVGDGAGRVGFGYGKAREVPVAIQKSMEYARKAMVSVELNGGTVWYPIKANHGAARVYMQPASDGTGVIAGGAMRAVLEAAGVKNILAKAVGSRNPINLVRATIKGLQAMHSPSKIAAKRGKKLEEISNG, from the coding sequence ATGAGCACGAATGATCGTGACAACAGCGACGGCATGCTGGAGAAGCTGGTTGCCGTCAATCGCGTGTCGAAGACCGTCAAGGGCGGCCGCCAGTTCACCTTCACGGCCTTGACCGTGGTCGGTGATGGCGCCGGCCGCGTCGGATTCGGCTACGGTAAGGCGCGCGAAGTCCCCGTCGCCATTCAGAAGTCGATGGAATACGCGCGCAAGGCTATGGTGAGTGTTGAGCTGAACGGCGGAACCGTGTGGTATCCAATCAAGGCCAACCACGGTGCCGCTCGCGTCTACATGCAGCCCGCCTCTGACGGCACTGGCGTGATCGCGGGTGGCGCAATGCGCGCGGTGCTGGAAGCTGCCGGCGTCAAGAACATCCTCGCTAAGGCCGTCGGTTCGCGCAATCCGATCAACCTCGTGCGCGCCACCATCAAGGGGCTGCAGGCGATGCACTCGCCGTCGAAGATCGCGGCCAAGCGTGGCAAGAAGCTTGAGGAGATCAGCAATGGCTAA
- the rpmD gene encoding 50S ribosomal protein L30 has product MANAGKTVKVRLVKGLRGTQSRHRLSVKALGLRKLNDVRELPDTPSVRGLINTVYYLVRVEQ; this is encoded by the coding sequence ATGGCTAATGCAGGCAAGACCGTCAAGGTTCGTCTGGTCAAGGGTCTGCGTGGCACCCAGTCGCGTCATCGCCTGTCTGTGAAGGCGCTGGGTCTGCGCAAGTTGAACGATGTTCGCGAGCTGCCGGATACCCCGAGCGTTCGCGGCTTGATCAACACCGTCTATTACCTGGTCCGCGTCGAGCAATAA
- the rplR gene encoding 50S ribosomal protein L18: MEKKIARLRRAKTTRAHIRELGAARLSVSRTGQHIYAQLFTSDGSKVLASASTLESEVREGLEGTKNKDAAAKVGQVIAKRALAAGIEAVAFDRSGFRYHGRIKALADAAREAGLKF; encoded by the coding sequence ATGGAAAAGAAAATCGCTCGTCTGCGCCGCGCCAAGACCACTCGCGCCCACATTCGCGAGTTGGGCGCTGCCCGTCTGTCCGTGTCGCGTACCGGCCAGCACATCTATGCCCAGCTGTTCACCTCCGACGGTTCCAAGGTTCTGGCTTCGGCCTCGACGCTGGAGTCGGAAGTGCGTGAGGGCCTGGAAGGCACCAAGAACAAGGACGCCGCCGCCAAGGTCGGCCAGGTCATCGCCAAGCGCGCCCTGGCTGCCGGCATCGAGGCGGTCGCGTTCGACCGTTCGGGCTTCCGCTACCACGGCCGCATCAAGGCGCTGGCGGATGCCGCGCGCGAGGCCGGTCTGAAGTTCTGA
- a CDS encoding disulfide bond formation protein B, giving the protein MNPFAWSFRAQFFAGFACCAALLGYALYVEHGMLMMPCPLCILQRIAFVFMGVFFLLGAIIGPRPGWVRVLNAALVGLGAAVGAGIAGWHVRMQHLPAGEVPSCGGMELGYMLDAFPLQTVIERVFTGSGDCAKIDWTFLGLSMPVWTLVWFVALGAGGVWAGLRRRS; this is encoded by the coding sequence ATGAATCCTTTCGCCTGGAGCTTCCGCGCCCAGTTCTTCGCCGGCTTTGCGTGCTGCGCTGCGCTGTTGGGCTACGCGCTGTACGTCGAACACGGCATGCTGATGATGCCCTGTCCTCTCTGTATCTTGCAGCGCATCGCCTTCGTCTTCATGGGTGTGTTCTTCCTGCTCGGGGCCATCATCGGTCCGCGCCCCGGCTGGGTGCGGGTGCTGAACGCGGCGTTGGTGGGTCTGGGGGCTGCGGTGGGCGCGGGCATCGCAGGCTGGCACGTGCGCATGCAGCACCTGCCCGCCGGTGAAGTGCCAAGCTGCGGCGGCATGGAGTTGGGCTACATGCTCGACGCATTCCCGCTGCAGACCGTCATCGAGAGAGTCTTCACCGGCTCCGGGGACTGCGCCAAGATCGACTGGACGTTCCTGGGCTTGTCGATGCCCGTATGGACGCTGGTCTGGTTTGTCGCCCTCGGCGCTGGCGGTGTCTGGGCTGGGCTCCGTCGTCGCAGTTGA
- the secY gene encoding preprotein translocase subunit SecY, which yields MAQSNVGASSIAALGKLTELRQRLLFVLGALIVYRFGTFVPVPGVNPDAMTSLMQQQGGVVQMFNLFSGGALERLSVFALNVMPYISASIIVQLASQIFPSLQQLRKEGESGRRKITQYTRIGTVLLAVFQAFGIAIALQGQGSAVGPVVFNPGPGFVFTAVVSLTAGTLFLMWLGEQVTERGVGNGISLIIFAGIVATLPGAIITVLTQVSQGEMAPLTVILLTVIVLSVTAFVVFVERGQRRITVNYARRQGGRQAYMNQSSHLPLKLNMAGVIPAIFASSLIMFPGTAATWFGEAGSVGFLTDLSVALSPGQPLHMVLYGALIIGFAFFYTALVFNSQETAENLKKSGALIPGIRPGKATADYVDGVLTRLTLAGSLYLVAVCLLPEALQLGMSVPPTVAHLFGGTSLLIVVVVVMDFMAQIQAHLMSHQYDSLLKKANLKGGSRAGFSRG from the coding sequence GTGGCTCAGTCGAACGTGGGTGCAAGTTCCATCGCGGCTCTCGGCAAGCTCACCGAGCTTCGTCAGCGCCTGCTGTTCGTTCTTGGCGCGCTGATCGTCTACCGGTTTGGCACCTTCGTGCCGGTCCCGGGCGTCAATCCAGACGCCATGACGTCCCTCATGCAGCAGCAGGGGGGCGTCGTCCAGATGTTCAACCTGTTCTCTGGCGGTGCGCTCGAGCGTCTCAGTGTCTTCGCTTTGAACGTGATGCCATATATCTCGGCATCGATCATCGTTCAGCTGGCCTCGCAAATCTTTCCGTCGCTGCAGCAGCTGCGAAAAGAGGGCGAGAGCGGACGCCGGAAGATCACGCAGTACACCCGTATCGGCACCGTTCTGCTGGCTGTTTTCCAGGCGTTCGGCATCGCGATCGCGCTGCAAGGGCAGGGAAGTGCCGTCGGGCCTGTGGTGTTCAATCCGGGACCCGGGTTTGTTTTCACGGCAGTCGTGTCACTGACGGCGGGCACGTTGTTCTTGATGTGGCTGGGTGAGCAGGTCACTGAGCGTGGCGTCGGCAACGGCATTTCGCTGATCATCTTTGCGGGTATCGTTGCAACGCTTCCCGGCGCGATCATCACGGTACTCACCCAGGTGAGCCAGGGCGAGATGGCACCTCTCACGGTGATCCTGCTGACCGTCATCGTTCTGTCCGTGACCGCTTTTGTAGTGTTTGTCGAGCGAGGGCAGCGGCGGATCACTGTGAACTACGCTCGTCGTCAGGGCGGCCGCCAGGCTTACATGAATCAAAGCTCTCACTTGCCGCTCAAGCTGAACATGGCGGGTGTCATTCCTGCGATCTTCGCGTCCAGCTTGATCATGTTTCCGGGTACGGCGGCGACTTGGTTTGGAGAGGCCGGGAGCGTTGGCTTCCTGACCGACTTGTCGGTTGCGCTTTCGCCGGGCCAGCCCTTGCACATGGTCTTGTATGGTGCGTTGATCATCGGCTTTGCGTTCTTCTACACGGCCTTGGTGTTCAACTCGCAAGAGACAGCCGAGAACTTGAAGAAGTCGGGTGCACTGATTCCGGGCATCCGCCCGGGCAAGGCCACTGCGGACTATGTTGACGGGGTGCTGACTCGCCTCACCCTGGCGGGGTCGCTCTATCTCGTTGCAGTTTGCCTGCTGCCAGAGGCTCTGCAGTTGGGCATGAGTGTCCCCCCAACAGTCGCGCATCTCTTCGGCGGGACCTCCCTGCTGATCGTTGTCGTCGTCGTTATGGATTTCATGGCCCAGATTCAGGCGCACCTGATGTCGCACCAGTACGACAGTCTCCTGAAGAAGGCCAATCTGAAGGGCGGCTCGCGCGCCGGCTTCTCGCGCGGGTAG
- the rplO gene encoding 50S ribosomal protein L15, with protein sequence MRLNTLKPADGARKDRVRVGRGIGSGLGKTCGRGHKGQYARTGKGKVKAGFEGGQMPLQRRLPKVGFRSKLKDDVAQVFLYQLSLVEGDVIDFPALQAANLVPTRARTAKIVKKGELDRKVSVRGLATTAGAKAAIEAVGGSVE encoded by the coding sequence ATGCGTCTCAATACTCTCAAGCCCGCTGACGGCGCTCGCAAAGACCGCGTTCGCGTTGGTCGCGGTATCGGTTCCGGCCTCGGCAAGACCTGCGGCCGCGGCCACAAGGGCCAGTACGCCCGCACCGGCAAAGGCAAGGTCAAGGCAGGCTTCGAAGGCGGCCAGATGCCGCTGCAGCGACGTCTTCCGAAGGTCGGGTTCCGCTCCAAGTTGAAGGACGATGTCGCCCAGGTTTTTCTTTATCAGCTTTCGCTGGTCGAGGGTGACGTCATCGACTTTCCGGCACTTCAAGCGGCAAATCTGGTGCCGACCCGCGCCCGTACCGCGAAGATCGTCAAGAAGGGCGAGCTCGATCGCAAGGTCAGCGTGCGCGGCCTCGCCACGACCGCCGGCGCAAAGGCGGCGATCGAGGCAGTTGGCGGATCGGTGGAGTAA
- the rplN gene encoding 50S ribosomal protein L14 has product MIQMQSFLDAADNSGAKELMCIKVLGGSKRRYAHIGDIIKVSVKDAIPRGKVKKGEVYDAVVVRTRKGVRRADGSLIRFDGNAAVLLNNKHEPIGTRIFGPVTRELRGEKFMKIVSLAPEVL; this is encoded by the coding sequence ATGATTCAGATGCAGTCTTTTCTTGATGCGGCAGACAACTCCGGTGCCAAGGAGCTGATGTGCATCAAGGTGCTCGGCGGCTCCAAGCGCCGCTATGCGCACATCGGTGACATCATCAAAGTGTCCGTGAAGGACGCTATTCCGCGCGGCAAGGTCAAGAAGGGCGAGGTCTATGACGCGGTCGTCGTGCGCACTCGCAAGGGCGTTCGTCGCGCGGATGGCTCGCTAATCCGCTTCGACGGCAACGCCGCCGTCCTTCTGAACAACAAGCACGAGCCGATCGGCACGCGAATCTTCGGGCCAGTCACGCGCGAGCTGCGTGGCGAGAAGTTCATGAAGATCGTCTCGCTGGCGCCCGAAGTGCTGTAA
- the rpsD gene encoding 30S ribosomal protein S4 translates to MARYIGPTCKLARREGADLSLKSPARALDSKCKLEQKPGQHGAARKGRLSDYAVQLREKQKVKRIYGLLERQFRNVYRKASTRRGNTGENLLQILESRLDNVVYRMGFAVTRPQARQLVSHCGVLVNGKAVNLASYQVKPGDAIALTERAQRQLRVQEASALAQQMDLVPNWIDVDSKKFSGVFKALPERSDLPSDINENLIIELYSK, encoded by the coding sequence ATGGCACGTTACATCGGCCCCACCTGCAAACTCGCTCGTCGCGAAGGCGCAGACCTCAGCCTCAAGAGCCCGGCCCGCGCGCTGGATTCCAAGTGCAAGCTCGAGCAGAAGCCCGGTCAGCATGGCGCCGCCCGCAAGGGCCGTCTGTCTGACTATGCGGTCCAGCTGCGCGAGAAGCAAAAAGTCAAGCGCATCTACGGCCTGCTGGAGCGTCAGTTCCGCAACGTCTATCGCAAGGCTTCAACCCGCCGCGGCAACACTGGCGAGAACCTGCTGCAGATCCTCGAGTCCCGCTTGGACAACGTGGTCTACCGCATGGGTTTCGCCGTTACCCGCCCGCAGGCTCGTCAGCTCGTCAGCCACTGCGGCGTCCTGGTCAACGGCAAGGCAGTGAACCTCGCGTCGTACCAGGTGAAGCCCGGTGACGCGATTGCGTTGACCGAGCGCGCCCAGCGTCAGCTTCGCGTTCAGGAAGCTTCGGCCCTGGCCCAGCAGATGGATCTGGTGCCGAACTGGATCGATGTCGACAGCAAGAAGTTCAGCGGTGTCTTCAAGGCGCTGCCCGAGCGCTCGGATCTGCCCTCGGACATCAACGAGAACCTGATCATCGAGCTGTACTCGAAGTAA
- the rplF gene encoding 50S ribosomal protein L6 — translation MSRVAKKPIALPKGVELTQDAVNLTVKGPKGSLTQVKPAGVAVAVEAGEVRVQAANDDLIAMAGTLRALLANMVAGVSEGYTRKLELVGVGYRASVAGRDLNLSLGFSHPVVFSAPEGITIETPSQTEILIKGADKQVVGQVAAKIRAFRPPEPYKGKGVRYSGEKIVMKEAKKA, via the coding sequence ATGTCCCGCGTTGCCAAGAAGCCCATCGCCCTGCCTAAGGGCGTAGAACTCACCCAGGATGCGGTGAATCTGACCGTCAAGGGCCCGAAGGGCTCGCTGACCCAGGTCAAGCCCGCCGGTGTCGCTGTCGCAGTTGAAGCCGGCGAAGTCCGCGTCCAGGCCGCCAATGACGACCTGATCGCCATGGCTGGCACCCTCCGCGCTCTGCTCGCCAACATGGTGGCCGGCGTGTCTGAGGGTTACACCCGCAAGCTCGAGCTGGTCGGCGTCGGCTACCGTGCCTCGGTGGCTGGTCGCGACCTCAACCTGAGCCTCGGCTTCAGCCACCCGGTGGTGTTCTCCGCGCCGGAGGGCATCACCATCGAAACCCCGAGCCAGACGGAAATCCTTATCAAGGGTGCCGACAAGCAGGTGGTTGGCCAAGTGGCCGCCAAGATCCGCGCGTTCCGTCCGCCGGAGCCCTACAAGGGTAAGGGTGTGCGCTACTCCGGCGAGAAGATCGTGATGAAGGAAGCCAAGAAGGCCTAA
- the rpsH gene encoding 30S ribosomal protein S8: MSMTDPIADMFVRIKNAAAVGKKTVKMPSSKLKVAIATLLKNEGYLADAQVQTVENKPVLEIALKYYQGRPVIEKLERFSRSGLRQYRGKAELPRVLGGLGIAIISTSKGIMTDAQARAEGLGGEVLGLVA; this comes from the coding sequence ATGAGCATGACTGATCCCATCGCCGACATGTTCGTCCGCATCAAGAATGCGGCGGCGGTTGGCAAGAAGACCGTAAAGATGCCGTCCTCGAAGCTGAAGGTCGCCATCGCCACCCTGCTGAAGAACGAGGGCTACCTCGCTGACGCGCAGGTTCAGACCGTCGAGAACAAGCCGGTGCTTGAGATCGCCCTGAAGTACTACCAGGGACGTCCGGTCATCGAAAAGCTTGAGCGATTCTCCCGTTCGGGCCTTCGCCAGTACCGCGGCAAGGCTGAGCTCCCCCGCGTTCTGGGCGGCCTCGGCATCGCCATCATCTCCACCTCCAAGGGCATCATGACCGACGCGCAGGCCAGGGCTGAAGGCCTCGGCGGCGAGGTTCTGGGCCTGGTGGCATAA